A genomic window from Bacillus mesophilus includes:
- the queC gene encoding 7-cyano-7-deazaguanine synthase QueC, translating to MTLKKAVVVFSGGQDSTTCLFWALKHFDEVETVTFNYNQKHKLEIDCAASIAAELNVKHTVLDMSLLNQLAPNALTRDDIDIDQKEGELPTTFVDGRNLLFLSFAAVLAKQAGARHIVTGVCETDFSGYPDCRDVFVKSLNVTLNLSMDYNFVIHTPLMWINKEETWGLADELGALDFVRENTLTCYNGIIADGCGECPACVLRKKGLNDYLANKGKE from the coding sequence ATGACATTAAAAAAAGCAGTAGTCGTATTTAGTGGTGGCCAGGATAGTACGACTTGTTTATTTTGGGCACTAAAACATTTTGATGAGGTTGAAACCGTTACATTTAATTACAACCAAAAACATAAATTAGAAATAGATTGTGCAGCTTCAATTGCGGCGGAGCTTAATGTTAAGCATACCGTTTTAGATATGTCATTACTAAATCAGTTAGCCCCTAATGCGTTAACTCGTGATGATATTGATATTGACCAAAAAGAGGGTGAGTTACCTACTACATTTGTGGATGGTCGAAATCTCTTGTTTCTTTCCTTCGCCGCCGTTTTAGCGAAGCAGGCTGGGGCACGTCATATTGTAACAGGTGTATGTGAAACAGATTTTAGCGGTTATCCTGACTGCCGTGATGTGTTTGTTAAATCATTAAATGTAACTCTTAACCTTTCAATGGATTATAACTTTGTCATTCATACTCCATTAATGTGGATTAATAAAGAAGAAACTTGGGGTCTTGCAGATGAGCTTGGAGCTTTAGACTTTGTTCGAGAGAATACATTAACCTGCTATAACGGAATCATTGCTGATGGATGTGGAGAATGTCCTGCATGTGTTTTACGTAAAAAGGGTCTTAATGATTATTTAGCTAACAAAGGAAAGGAGTGA
- the queF gene encoding preQ(1) synthase, translating to MSGRNDSELEGVTLLGNQGTKYLFEYSPEVLESFENKHVNRDYFVKFNCPEFTSLCPKTNQPDFATIYISYIPDKLMVESKSLKLYLFSFRNHGDFHEDCMNIIMNDLIKLMDPRYIEVWGKFTPRGGISIDPYTNYGRPGTKYEQMADYRMMNHDLYPEKVDNR from the coding sequence ATGAGTGGAAGAAACGATTCAGAACTAGAAGGTGTAACGTTATTAGGTAATCAAGGTACTAAATACTTATTTGAGTATTCACCAGAAGTGTTAGAGAGCTTTGAAAATAAACATGTAAACAGAGATTATTTTGTGAAATTTAATTGCCCTGAGTTTACAAGCTTATGCCCGAAAACAAACCAGCCTGACTTTGCAACTATTTATATAAGCTATATTCCAGACAAGCTAATGGTAGAAAGCAAATCATTAAAACTATACTTGTTCAGCTTTAGAAACCATGGTGATTTCCATGAGGATTGTATGAACATTATTATGAATGATTTAATTAAGTTAATGGATCCTCGTTATATTGAGGTTTGGGGTAAGTTTACACCTCGTGGAGGGATTTCTATCGACCCATATACCAATTATGGACGACCTGGTACAAAGTATGAACAGATGGCTGATTATCGGATGATGAATCATGACCTTTATCCTGAAAAGGTTGATAATCGCTAA
- a CDS encoding YkvS family protein — protein sequence MKTASLGDIVEFKGGLQGIVEKVNENSVIVDLTYMENFLDLELERRTVVNHKNYKIIGAVKV from the coding sequence ATGAAGACAGCTTCATTAGGAGACATTGTTGAATTCAAGGGTGGATTACAAGGTATTGTAGAGAAAGTAAATGAAAACTCGGTCATTGTTGACCTCACATATATGGAAAACTTCCTAGACCTAGAGTTAGAACGACGTACTGTCGTTAACCATAAAAACTATAAAATTATCGGTGCAGTGAAAGTATAA
- a CDS encoding ABC-F family ATP-binding cassette domain-containing protein, translating to MISVQNVGLRYGDRKLFDDVNIKFTPGNCYGLIGANGAGKSTFLKILSGEIEAQEGNINITPGERLAVLKQNHFEYEEFEVINTVIKGHARLYEVMQEKDAIYMKADFTDEDGMRAAELEGEFAELNGWEAESEAAILLKGLGIGEDLHHKKMADLTGGDKVKVLLAQALFGKPDILLLDEPTNHLDIQAIRWLEEFLINFENTVIVVSHDRHFLNKVCTHIADLDFGKIQVYVGNYDFWYESSQLASRLSQDANKKKEEKIKELQAFIARFSANASKSKQATSRKKLLDKIELDDIRPSSRKYPYVHFSQEREVGNDLLRVEGISKSIDGVKVLDNVSFTVNKGDKISFVGRDEIAKTILFKILTGEMEADSGTYKWGITTSQAYFPKDNSRYFENNELNLVDWLRQYSPNDQTESFLRGFLGRMLFSGEEVNKKAKVLSGGEKVRCMLSKMMLTGANVLLLDEPTNHLDLESITALNNGLIAFKGTMLFTSHDHQFVQTIANRIIEITPNGIVDKVSSYDEYLENDALQKQVEALYTA from the coding sequence ATGATATCAGTGCAAAATGTAGGGCTTCGATATGGTGATCGTAAGCTTTTTGATGATGTAAATATTAAGTTTACTCCTGGTAACTGTTATGGTCTTATTGGAGCGAATGGTGCAGGGAAGTCAACTTTTTTAAAAATATTATCAGGTGAAATAGAGGCTCAAGAAGGTAACATTAACATAACCCCTGGAGAGCGCCTAGCAGTACTTAAGCAAAACCACTTCGAATATGAAGAATTTGAAGTCATTAATACTGTAATCAAAGGTCATGCTCGTCTTTATGAAGTAATGCAAGAGAAGGATGCTATCTATATGAAAGCAGACTTTACAGATGAAGATGGTATGAGAGCAGCTGAGCTTGAAGGTGAGTTTGCTGAACTGAACGGTTGGGAAGCTGAATCAGAAGCAGCAATTCTATTAAAAGGGTTAGGCATCGGTGAAGATCTACACCATAAAAAGATGGCAGATCTGACTGGTGGAGACAAGGTTAAAGTATTATTAGCGCAAGCTCTTTTTGGTAAGCCGGACATTTTACTACTAGATGAGCCGACGAACCACTTAGATATTCAAGCAATTCGCTGGCTAGAAGAATTCTTAATTAACTTTGAAAACACAGTTATTGTGGTTTCCCATGATCGACATTTCTTAAACAAGGTTTGTACTCATATTGCTGACTTAGACTTTGGTAAAATTCAAGTATATGTTGGTAACTATGACTTTTGGTATGAATCTAGTCAGTTAGCATCTAGATTGTCTCAGGATGCTAATAAAAAGAAGGAAGAGAAAATTAAAGAACTTCAGGCTTTCATTGCACGTTTTAGTGCAAATGCTTCAAAATCTAAACAAGCGACATCAAGAAAAAAGCTACTTGATAAAATTGAGCTAGATGATATAAGACCTTCTTCTCGTAAATATCCTTATGTTCATTTTTCTCAAGAGCGCGAGGTTGGAAATGACCTATTAAGAGTCGAGGGAATTTCTAAATCGATTGATGGTGTGAAGGTACTAGATAATGTTAGTTTTACGGTTAACAAGGGAGATAAAATTTCCTTTGTTGGAAGAGATGAGATTGCTAAAACAATCTTATTCAAAATTCTAACAGGTGAAATGGAAGCAGATAGTGGTACCTATAAATGGGGTATAACTACAAGTCAGGCTTATTTCCCGAAAGATAACTCTAGATATTTTGAAAACAATGAGTTAAATCTAGTAGACTGGCTTCGTCAATATTCACCTAATGATCAGACTGAAAGCTTTTTACGTGGATTCCTTGGAAGAATGTTGTTTTCTGGTGAGGAAGTAAACAAAAAAGCTAAGGTATTATCAGGAGGAGAAAAAGTACGCTGTATGCTATCTAAAATGATGCTAACAGGTGCAAATGTACTTCTATTAGATGAGCCAACAAACCATTTAGATTTAGAATCTATTACTGCTTTAAATAATGGTCTAATTGCGTTTAAAGGGACGATGTTATTTACATCTCATGACCATCAGTTTGTACAGACGATTGCCAACCGTATTATCGAAATCACACCAAATGGGATCGTTGATAAGGTATCTTCTTATGATGAGTATCTTGAAAATGATGCTTTACAAAAGCAAGTTGAGGCACTTTATACAGCTTAA
- the phoU gene encoding phosphate signaling complex protein PhoU, with translation MSNRTQFDEQLVSLKEKLLEMVYQSKHAIDQSIIALQSQDLELAKLIISQDKEINELEKEINDIVIRNIVKQQPVASDLRRLMVAVKISSDIERVGDLAVNIAKSTLFIGKEPFHTSTDAIPQMAKVVQKMLSDSLTAYHEENIQSAYSIASTDDTVDRMYGETIQYLLAQMALRPDAVPQLTQLAFICRYLERVGDHVTNIAENIIYLVKGERIDLNFQV, from the coding sequence ATGAGCAACAGGACACAGTTTGATGAACAGTTGGTTTCACTTAAAGAAAAGCTTCTTGAGATGGTTTATCAATCAAAGCACGCCATTGATCAATCGATCATCGCCCTACAATCTCAAGATTTAGAGCTGGCAAAACTGATCATCAGTCAAGATAAAGAAATTAATGAACTTGAGAAGGAAATAAACGATATAGTAATCAGGAATATAGTCAAACAGCAACCTGTAGCCTCTGATTTAAGAAGATTAATGGTTGCAGTAAAGATATCTTCTGATATAGAGAGAGTTGGAGACTTAGCCGTTAATATCGCGAAATCTACTTTATTTATTGGTAAAGAACCTTTCCATACCTCTACAGACGCAATCCCCCAAATGGCAAAAGTTGTTCAAAAAATGCTGTCCGATTCCTTAACTGCCTATCATGAGGAAAACATTCAAAGTGCCTATTCTATTGCAAGTACCGATGATACAGTTGATAGAATGTACGGAGAAACCATTCAATATTTGTTAGCCCAAATGGCATTACGACCAGATGCTGTCCCTCAACTTACTCAACTGGCATTTATATGTAGGTACTTAGAGCGTGTTGGGGATCATGTTACGAATATTGCTGAAAACATTATTTATTTAGTTAAAGGTGAAAGAATTGATTTGAATTTTCAGGTTTGA
- the queD gene encoding 6-carboxytetrahydropterin synthase QueD: MLQQFYPQVQHSYSYELNKDMHFAAAHFIPHEDAGKCRNVHGHTYFVNITVAGDDLNESGFLVNFQDLKKIVHSRYDHTIMNDQLEDFNENNSDQFPTTEVIARTIWENIDRFLTSLPNKPKCLQVLVRETPTSYVVYRPKVSGK, encoded by the coding sequence ATGCTTCAGCAGTTTTACCCACAAGTGCAACATTCTTACTCTTACGAATTAAATAAAGATATGCATTTTGCTGCTGCCCATTTCATTCCTCACGAGGATGCTGGGAAGTGTCGTAATGTCCATGGTCACACATATTTTGTAAATATTACAGTGGCTGGTGACGACCTTAATGAGTCAGGATTTCTTGTGAACTTTCAAGACTTAAAAAAAATCGTGCATTCTCGATATGACCATACGATTATGAATGACCAGCTTGAAGATTTTAATGAGAACAATTCTGATCAATTTCCAACAACAGAGGTAATCGCAAGAACAATATGGGAAAATATCGATCGGTTTTTAACTTCCTTACCCAATAAACCAAAATGCTTGCAGGTATTAGTTAGGGAAACACCAACTAGTTATGTTGTGTATCGTCCGAAAGTGAGTGGAAAGTAG
- a CDS encoding DUF6254 family protein, which translates to MTQSKRQKERQFRTRKEAQNPHGKVKSFDELAEGVAEDKKNNENR; encoded by the coding sequence ATGACACAATCAAAGCGCCAAAAGGAACGACAATTCAGAACTAGAAAAGAAGCACAAAATCCACATGGGAAAGTGAAATCTTTTGATGAGTTGGCTGAGGGTGTTGCAGAGGACAAAAAGAATAACGAAAATCGTTAA
- the queE gene encoding 7-carboxy-7-deazaguanine synthase QueE, protein MVKTIPVLEIFGPTIQGEGAVIGTKTMFVRTAGCDYQCKWCDSAFTWDGSAKDEIKQLSAEEIWSQLTEIGGTNFSHVTISGGNPALLANMESLISLLRENGIRIGVETQGSKWQDWLQRVQDVTISPKPPSSGMVTDYEKLSEIIGNLHGIKENQLSLKVVVFNDEDFAYAKQIHQRYPNVPFYLQVGNDNVFGDDQSQIVSSLLTKYEWLIDEVVKTNEMNNVKVLPQLHTLVWGNKRGV, encoded by the coding sequence GTGGTAAAGACAATTCCAGTATTAGAAATTTTTGGCCCTACGATTCAAGGAGAAGGAGCAGTCATTGGCACAAAAACAATGTTTGTTCGGACTGCTGGCTGTGATTACCAGTGTAAGTGGTGTGATTCTGCTTTTACGTGGGATGGATCTGCCAAAGATGAGATAAAACAATTGAGTGCTGAGGAAATTTGGAGTCAATTAACAGAAATAGGTGGTACTAATTTTTCTCATGTGACAATATCCGGAGGAAATCCTGCGTTATTAGCGAATATGGAAAGCCTTATTTCTTTATTAAGAGAGAATGGGATTAGAATAGGAGTGGAAACGCAGGGTTCTAAATGGCAGGATTGGTTGCAGAGAGTTCAAGACGTTACGATTTCCCCAAAACCACCTAGCTCTGGTATGGTGACGGACTATGAAAAGCTTTCTGAGATAATTGGAAATCTTCATGGTATAAAGGAAAACCAGCTTTCTTTAAAAGTTGTCGTTTTTAACGATGAAGACTTTGCTTATGCTAAACAAATTCATCAGCGCTATCCTAACGTACCTTTTTATTTGCAAGTTGGAAATGATAATGTGTTTGGTGATGACCAATCACAAATCGTCTCGTCATTGTTAACGAAGTACGAATGGCTAATCGATGAAGTTGTAAAAACAAACGAAATGAACAACGTAAAGGTACTTCCTCAACTCCATACACTGGTATGGGGGAATAAGAGAGGAGTTTAA
- a CDS encoding ATP-dependent Clp protease ATP-binding subunit, giving the protein MICQKCNQREATVLLNIQINQQRKQYPLCHSCYAEEKNQLKIPAGHHNNYSIEDLFKDFNQYNKNKGSEHITTEKNKGILDQLGRNLTNMAKAGMIDPVIGRDEEVDRVIEILNRRNKNNPVLIGEPGVGKTAIVEGLALKIAESKVPSKLLNKEVYLLDVAGLVANTGIRGQFEERMKQIITELQERKNIILFIDEIHLLVGAGSAEGSMDAGNILKPALARGELQLVGATTLKEYRKIEKDAALERRFQPITVNEPTIDEAIQILTGIKEKYEDYHEVSYSEEAIKACVTLSSRYIQDRFLPDKAIDLLDEAGSKKNLMTTKINPNDLQKQLLRISKEKDQAAQEENYELAAQLRVKEIEIEAKLKEQSQQDKAVVQVEDIQKIIEKKTGIPVGKLQENDQEKLKNLASNLSKKVIGQDEAVQKISKAIRRSRAGLKTKHRPVGSFLFVGPTGVGKTELTKTLAQELFGSKDAMVRLDMSEYMEKHSVSKIIGSPPGYVGHEEAGQLTEKVRRNPYSIILLDEIEKAHPDVLHLFLQLLEDGRLTDSQGRTVSFKDSVIIMTSNAGVGEKKISVGFENTNPTSSSILDSLRNYFKPEFLNRLDGIIEFNQLSKIDMHEIVSIMIGELNETLLEQNLTLRISDDAKALLADLGYSPQFGARPLRRTIQENIEDPITDLLLDESGVKSIIVKEVEGMLVIESE; this is encoded by the coding sequence ATGATTTGTCAAAAATGTAACCAAAGAGAAGCAACTGTATTATTGAATATACAAATCAATCAACAGCGGAAACAATATCCACTTTGTCATAGCTGTTATGCAGAAGAAAAAAATCAATTGAAAATTCCTGCTGGGCACCATAACAATTATTCAATTGAAGACTTATTCAAAGACTTTAACCAATATAATAAAAACAAAGGCTCAGAACATATAACTACTGAGAAAAATAAAGGAATCCTTGACCAACTCGGAAGAAATCTAACAAATATGGCTAAAGCAGGGATGATTGATCCTGTCATCGGCAGAGATGAAGAAGTAGATCGCGTTATTGAAATACTAAATCGTCGTAATAAAAACAACCCCGTTTTGATTGGTGAACCTGGGGTTGGTAAGACAGCCATTGTAGAAGGCCTTGCTCTCAAAATCGCAGAAAGTAAAGTGCCATCAAAACTATTAAATAAAGAGGTTTATTTGCTAGATGTAGCAGGACTTGTTGCAAATACAGGGATAAGAGGACAATTTGAAGAAAGAATGAAACAAATTATTACAGAACTACAAGAACGAAAAAATATTATTTTGTTTATAGATGAAATTCATCTACTTGTTGGTGCAGGTTCAGCTGAAGGTTCAATGGATGCTGGCAATATCCTAAAGCCAGCATTAGCTAGAGGTGAGCTGCAGCTAGTTGGAGCGACCACTTTAAAGGAATATCGGAAAATTGAAAAAGACGCTGCTCTAGAACGTCGTTTTCAACCGATTACTGTGAATGAACCTACTATTGATGAGGCAATTCAAATATTAACCGGAATTAAAGAAAAGTATGAGGATTATCATGAGGTTTCATACTCTGAGGAAGCGATTAAAGCTTGTGTTACGCTATCTAGTCGCTATATCCAGGATCGTTTCTTACCAGATAAAGCAATCGACCTACTAGATGAAGCTGGTTCTAAGAAAAACCTCATGACAACTAAAATAAACCCTAATGATCTACAGAAACAATTACTCCGAATCTCTAAGGAAAAAGATCAAGCAGCACAAGAGGAAAACTATGAACTTGCAGCTCAACTACGAGTAAAGGAAATTGAGATTGAAGCAAAGTTGAAAGAACAATCACAACAGGATAAAGCAGTCGTTCAGGTAGAAGATATACAAAAGATCATCGAAAAGAAAACAGGAATACCGGTTGGTAAACTTCAAGAAAATGACCAAGAAAAGTTAAAAAACCTGGCCTCTAACTTATCCAAAAAAGTGATAGGTCAAGACGAGGCAGTTCAAAAGATTTCGAAAGCCATTCGAAGAAGTCGAGCAGGACTAAAAACTAAACATCGTCCAGTAGGTTCCTTCCTTTTTGTAGGGCCAACTGGTGTTGGAAAAACTGAATTAACAAAAACTTTAGCTCAGGAATTATTCGGATCCAAGGATGCTATGGTTCGTCTTGATATGAGTGAGTATATGGAGAAGCATTCAGTTTCAAAAATAATTGGTTCCCCTCCTGGTTATGTTGGACATGAGGAAGCTGGACAACTCACTGAGAAGGTAAGAAGAAATCCTTATAGCATTATTTTGCTAGATGAAATTGAAAAAGCTCATCCAGATGTGTTACACCTATTCCTTCAATTATTAGAGGACGGAAGATTAACAGATAGTCAAGGCCGAACAGTAAGCTTTAAAGATTCAGTAATTATAATGACAAGTAATGCTGGTGTAGGTGAAAAGAAAATCTCAGTTGGTTTTGAAAATACGAATCCTACATCCTCATCTATACTGGACTCATTAAGGAATTATTTTAAGCCTGAGTTTTTAAATAGACTTGACGGTATTATTGAGTTTAATCAATTAAGTAAGATAGATATGCACGAGATTGTAAGCATTATGATTGGTGAATTAAACGAAACCTTACTCGAGCAAAACTTAACATTACGTATCAGTGATGATGCTAAAGCACTGCTAGCCGACTTAGGGTATTCCCCTCAATTTGGGGCTAGACCATTACGCCGTACCATCCAAGAGAATATTGAAGACCCTATTACTGACCTTCTATTAGATGAATCAGGTGTTAAGAGTATTATTGTAAAAGAAGTAGAAGGAATGTTAGTGATCGAGAGTGAATAA